The genomic region GGCGAGCAGGGCGACCTGCTCGGCGACGCGCGGGGCGGACACGGTCGATTCGTCGACGTTGCTCACCACCACCTCGGGGAAGAGCCCCGCCTGCTTCAGCAGTGAGAGCCGGGCGGGGGAGGCCGAGGCGAGGACCAGCCTGCGGTCGCCGCTCATCAGGAGAACCTCCCGGCAGCGCGCCAGCCGCCGTGGCCCACCGGGAACGGGCGGCGATGACCGTCGGCGTGAGAAGCCCACGCGCCCACCGGCGTCGGCCGCCGACGCGACCGGCGCTGCGACATCGCCGCGACGACGACGGTCAGGGCGGCGAGCTCCTCGGCGGAGGGCTCGCCCTTCGCGACGCGCAGGAGCGGGCGTGCTTCCTCGCTCACAGCGGGATGTTCCCGTGCTTCTTCGGCGGCAGGGTCTGGCGCTTGTTGGCCAGCACGCGCAGCGCCTTGGTGACCTGCACCCGCGTCTGCGACGGCGGGATGACCGCGTCCACGTAGCCGCGGTCGGCGGCGATGTAGGGGTTGGCGAGGGTGTCCTCGTACTCCGCGATCAGTTCCGCCCGCGTGGCGTCGGGGTCCTCGGCCGCGGCGAGTTCCTTGCGGTACAGGATCCCGACCGCGCCCTGGGCCCCGACGACGGCGATCTGCGCACTGGGCCAGGCGAGGTTGACGTCGGCGCCGAGGTGCTTGGACCCCATCACGTCGTAGGCGCCGCCGTAGGCCTTGCGGGTGATCACCGTGACCTTGGGGACGGTGGCCTCGGCGTAGGCGTAGATCAGCTTGGCGCCGCGGCGGATGATCCCCTCCCACTCCTGCGACGTCCCGGGCAGGAAGCCGGGGACGTCGACGAAGGTGAGCACCGGGATGTTGAAGGCGTCGCAGGTGCGCACGAACCGCGCCGCCTTCTCGCTGGCGTCGATGTCCAGGGTGCCGGCGAACTGGGTGGGCTGGTTGGCCACGATCCCCACCGGGCGGCCCTCGACCCGGCCGAAGCCGATCAGGATGTTGGGCGCGAACAGCGGCTGCACCTCGAGGAACTCGCCGTCGTCGAGGACGTGCTCGAGGACG from Blastococcus colisei harbors:
- a CDS encoding acyl-CoA carboxylase subunit epsilon; its protein translation is MSEEARPLLRVAKGEPSAEELAALTVVVAAMSQRRSRRRPTPVGAWASHADGHRRPFPVGHGGWRAAGRFS